From Desulfosalsimonas propionicica, the proteins below share one genomic window:
- the rimP gene encoding ribosome maturation factor RimP, which translates to MAWELGDPLCAAEGLELIHVEYQREPAGWVLRLFIEKPGGVGVEECSRVSRQLGDLLDIKLDTDVSYTLEVSSPGPQRPLSKKADFDRFAGEMARIRTRQALGGQKNFKGLLAGTADDAVRLILDCETIEIPYQEITKARLTNYHGDDKC; encoded by the coding sequence GTGGCCTGGGAACTGGGGGATCCGCTGTGCGCGGCCGAAGGCCTGGAATTAATCCATGTGGAATATCAGCGTGAACCCGCAGGCTGGGTCTTGCGGCTGTTTATTGAAAAACCCGGCGGCGTCGGGGTAGAAGAATGCAGCCGGGTATCCAGGCAGCTCGGAGATCTTCTGGATATCAAACTTGACACGGATGTATCCTATACTCTGGAGGTTTCCTCCCCCGGGCCCCAGCGGCCGTTGTCGAAAAAGGCCGACTTTGATCGTTTTGCCGGGGAAATGGCCCGGATCCGCACCCGGCAGGCCCTGGGGGGGCAAAAAAACTTCAAGGGCCTACTTGCCGGTACAGCCGATGACGCTGTCCGGCTGATACTGGATTGCGAAACCATTGAAATACCGTACCAAGAGATCACCAAAGCCAGGCTGACGAATTATCACGGAGACGACAAATGCTGA
- a CDS encoding DHH family phosphoesterase, with protein MNMNQIIQQLKKSRRVLLATHIHPDGDAIGSLLALGLALEEGLKKKVQLYNESVLPAVYHFLPSIHRIKNEPGDINAYDTAVILDCSDLQRVGKAAEAISRIPTVINVDHHATNTRFGNYQFIDPRASATTEILHRLLREMEMPITCAMAYAIYTGIMADTGSFRFSNTTPEAFKICHEMVCQGADPHKVAHHVYETTSLKRIKLLNMLYDTIEVSENGRLSIMTLTQNMLHATGTSITDVNGLINYARRIENVKVAALLYERAGSRQMQRQRSSVFHVSLRSDGSVDVANLAAVFGGGGHRSAAGFDVHSSLLDLKNELYSMAGHL; from the coding sequence ATGAACATGAACCAGATCATCCAACAACTAAAGAAGAGTAGACGCGTACTGCTGGCGACCCATATCCATCCGGACGGCGATGCCATCGGCTCGCTGCTGGCCCTGGGACTGGCGCTGGAAGAAGGGCTGAAGAAAAAAGTACAATTGTACAATGAAAGCGTGCTGCCTGCGGTCTATCATTTTCTGCCCTCGATCCACCGGATCAAAAACGAGCCCGGGGATATAAATGCCTATGACACGGCCGTGATCCTTGACTGCTCGGATCTGCAGCGCGTGGGCAAAGCCGCCGAGGCCATCAGCCGGATTCCCACCGTCATCAATGTCGATCATCACGCAACCAATACGCGGTTTGGCAATTACCAGTTCATCGACCCCAGGGCCTCGGCCACCACTGAAATTCTTCACCGGCTGCTGCGGGAGATGGAAATGCCCATCACCTGCGCCATGGCCTATGCCATTTATACGGGAATCATGGCGGATACAGGCTCCTTCAGATTTTCCAATACCACGCCGGAGGCCTTTAAAATCTGTCATGAAATGGTCTGTCAGGGAGCTGATCCCCATAAGGTGGCGCATCACGTATATGAAACAACTTCACTGAAGCGGATCAAGCTGCTCAACATGCTCTATGACACCATAGAGGTGTCGGAAAACGGCCGGCTGTCGATTATGACATTGACCCAGAACATGCTCCATGCTACGGGAACTTCAATCACGGATGTCAACGGCCTGATCAACTATGCCCGGCGCATCGAAAACGTCAAGGTTGCGGCCCTGCTTTATGAACGCGCAGGCAGTCGTCAGATGCAACGCCAAAGAAGCAGCGTCTTTCACGTAAGTCTGCGGTCTGACGGATCAGTGGATGTGGCCAATCTTGCTGCGGTTTTTGGCGGCGGCGGGCACCGGAGTGCTGCTGGATTTGACGTTCACAGCTCTCTTCTGGATTTAAAAAATGAGCTTTACTCCATGGCCGGCCATTTATGA
- the pheT gene encoding phenylalanine--tRNA ligase subunit beta — protein sequence MKVSLEWLQQYVDIDISENALADRLTMAGLEVEAVVRPHSHLDGVVVGKIIEVRPHPDADRLSCCRLDAGSQTLEIVCGAPNAAAGMYVPCATVGTILPSGMEIKKTRIRGQTSEGMLCSQSELGLGEDASGLMNLGAEHAAGTPVAWALGLEDTVFEIGLTPNRPDCLSHIGVAREIAALLGKKVHLPEIPFLPVSGDIAQQTSVTIENPELCPRYAARLVSDITVGPSPQWLRRRLRAVGLKPINNIVDITNYVMMETGQPLHGFDFDRLAEKRIVVRTPDTETEFTTLDEKSRPLDADTLLICDGKKPVAIAGVMGGENSEILETTSRVLIESAFFDPVSIRKTAKRLGISTDASYRFERGVDPDGTVYAIQRAAVLMAELGGGQLIGSYIDEHPRPPAKSPIRLSIRRTNQHLGTGLSQAEITDLLQSAAFEIQTVDADQLAVTAPSYRVDVFRPEDLMEEVARLWGYNRIATTFPGITAQAEAPGKSLRVREQIRDRMEGFGFHETIHYSFISHSAADHMLLPEDDPRRRTEPVLNPLTEDQSVMRTSLLPALLETVQKNIFRQEKTLKLFEQGKAFYHTQPGALPREIEMLAALWTGLQKPLTWHTKPIETDFYDLKGVAEALLAALGIADGDFSALPASACSYTQPGQTAQIRCKDTFLGIIGEIRPAVLEKFDIRQPVFALELHMEALVPIVPEATQFVAVPKFPAVTRDITIIVDQDVEGRQILDHLREAETQWLEDVFLFDVYSGPPIAEGHKSLSVRLVYRSTTRTLEDAQVNELHRSITQSLLTAFNAALPA from the coding sequence ATGAAGGTCAGCCTGGAGTGGTTACAGCAATATGTAGATATTGATATCAGCGAAAACGCCCTTGCAGACCGGCTGACCATGGCGGGCCTGGAAGTGGAGGCTGTTGTCCGGCCCCATTCCCATCTCGACGGCGTTGTTGTGGGAAAAATTATCGAGGTCCGGCCGCATCCGGATGCAGACAGGCTTTCCTGCTGCCGGCTGGACGCGGGATCACAAACCCTGGAAATCGTTTGCGGGGCCCCCAATGCCGCCGCCGGGATGTACGTGCCCTGCGCCACGGTGGGAACAATCCTGCCCTCTGGAATGGAAATCAAGAAAACCCGCATCCGCGGTCAGACCTCCGAGGGGATGCTCTGCAGCCAGAGCGAACTGGGCCTGGGCGAAGATGCCTCCGGGCTGATGAACCTTGGGGCGGAACATGCTGCCGGCACGCCCGTTGCCTGGGCCCTTGGCCTGGAAGACACGGTTTTTGAAATCGGCCTGACGCCCAACCGGCCCGATTGCCTCAGCCATATTGGTGTTGCCCGTGAAATCGCCGCGCTGCTCGGGAAAAAAGTGCATCTGCCCGAAATCCCCTTCCTGCCGGTATCCGGCGATATTGCCCAGCAGACTTCCGTGACCATTGAAAACCCGGAACTCTGCCCCAGATACGCGGCCCGGCTGGTATCGGATATCACTGTGGGGCCTTCCCCGCAATGGCTCCGTCGCAGGCTGCGGGCCGTGGGTTTAAAGCCCATCAACAATATCGTGGATATCACCAACTACGTGATGATGGAAACCGGCCAGCCCCTGCATGGATTTGACTTTGACCGGCTTGCAGAAAAACGCATCGTTGTGCGCACCCCGGATACGGAAACCGAATTTACAACACTTGATGAAAAATCCCGGCCGCTTGACGCCGATACCCTGCTGATCTGCGACGGGAAAAAACCCGTGGCCATTGCCGGGGTCATGGGCGGGGAAAACTCAGAAATTCTGGAGACCACAAGCCGGGTGCTTATTGAAAGCGCCTTCTTTGACCCGGTTTCCATCCGCAAAACCGCCAAGCGGCTCGGCATCTCAACGGATGCTTCATACCGGTTTGAGCGGGGCGTGGATCCGGACGGCACCGTGTACGCCATCCAGCGCGCTGCCGTGCTCATGGCCGAACTCGGCGGCGGCCAACTGATCGGCTCCTATATAGATGAACACCCCCGGCCGCCGGCCAAATCCCCCATCCGGCTGAGCATCCGCCGGACAAACCAGCATCTGGGAACCGGGCTGAGCCAGGCTGAAATCACGGACCTGCTGCAAAGCGCGGCTTTTGAAATTCAAACCGTGGATGCGGACCAGCTTGCAGTCACGGCGCCTTCCTATCGGGTGGATGTCTTCCGGCCCGAAGACCTCATGGAGGAAGTAGCGCGGCTCTGGGGCTACAACCGCATTGCCACCACATTTCCCGGAATCACCGCCCAGGCCGAGGCGCCCGGAAAGTCCCTGAGAGTCCGTGAACAAATACGCGACCGTATGGAAGGATTCGGGTTTCATGAAACCATTCACTATAGTTTTATCAGTCATAGCGCGGCCGATCACATGCTGCTGCCCGAAGACGATCCCAGACGCCGGACAGAGCCTGTTTTAAATCCATTGACCGAAGATCAGTCCGTTATGCGGACCAGCCTGCTCCCGGCTCTGCTGGAAACCGTGCAGAAAAACATCTTCCGCCAGGAAAAAACACTGAAGCTCTTTGAACAGGGCAAGGCTTTTTATCACACACAACCCGGCGCCCTTCCCCGGGAAATTGAAATGCTGGCCGCCTTGTGGACGGGATTGCAAAAACCCCTGACCTGGCACACCAAACCGATTGAAACCGATTTCTATGACCTAAAGGGCGTGGCCGAGGCTCTGCTGGCCGCCCTGGGCATAGCAGACGGGGATTTTTCAGCACTGCCCGCATCAGCCTGCAGCTATACCCAGCCGGGACAAACCGCCCAGATTCGCTGCAAAGACACTTTCCTCGGAATCATCGGGGAAATCCGGCCTGCTGTCCTGGAAAAATTTGATATCCGCCAGCCGGTCTTCGCCCTTGAACTTCACATGGAAGCCCTGGTGCCGATTGTTCCCGAAGCCACCCAATTTGTTGCGGTGCCGAAATTTCCGGCCGTTACCCGGGACATTACGATCATTGTCGACCAGGACGTGGAAGGCAGACAAATCCTCGATCATCTTCGGGAGGCGGAAACCCAATGGCTTGAAGACGTATTTTTGTTTGACGTCTACTCCGGACCGCCCATTGCCGAGGGGCACAAAAGCCTGTCAGTGCGGCTTGTATACCGCTCAACGACCCGGACGCTGGAAGACGCCCAGGTCAATGAACTGCACCGGAGCATCACCCAAAGCCTGCTGACGGCCTTTAATGCAGCGCTTCCGGCGTAA
- the nusA gene encoding transcription termination factor NusA — protein sequence MLITDMKRVIEQVSRDKGIDFYVLVKTLEEALRSAVKKKFGNKIDIEIQYNEESGELEVFQFKNVVETITDPDFEISLEEGRKLDPECEMGDSLGTKMDTTTFGRIAAQSAKQVIIQKLKAAERSVVYQNFIGRKGEIVNGIVQRVSRNEIIVNLGQAEAVLPKREQIPNETYRRGDRIRAYILKVHDESRGPQIVLSRTHPDFLINLFKTEVPEISEGMVSVIGAAREAGSRGKIAVRSNDPDIDPVGACVGIKGSRVQSVVQELKGEKIDIIPWHIDPAKFVCNALAPAEISRVIIDEINHVMEVVVPDDSLSIAIGKQGQNVRLASKLSGWHLDVISEKRYNERLQLGFASLMDLPGMTEPLANLLFEKGYFSTEDVSKALPEELAQEFNLSEPEARNLVEAAANQQTMAEPEDNAADGSLDNSAEDDDKDKQNQEI from the coding sequence ATGCTGATCACAGATATGAAACGCGTTATTGAGCAGGTAAGCCGGGACAAAGGTATTGATTTTTATGTCCTGGTCAAAACACTTGAAGAAGCCCTGCGCTCCGCGGTCAAAAAAAAGTTCGGCAATAAAATTGATATTGAAATCCAGTATAATGAAGAATCCGGAGAACTGGAAGTCTTCCAGTTTAAAAACGTCGTGGAAACCATCACAGACCCGGATTTTGAAATCAGCCTGGAGGAGGGCCGGAAACTGGACCCTGAATGCGAGATGGGCGACAGTCTCGGCACCAAGATGGATACCACCACTTTCGGGCGGATTGCGGCCCAGTCCGCCAAGCAGGTCATCATCCAAAAGCTCAAGGCGGCTGAACGAAGCGTGGTCTATCAGAATTTCATCGGCCGCAAGGGGGAAATCGTCAACGGCATTGTCCAGCGGGTCAGCCGCAATGAAATCATTGTCAACCTCGGACAGGCAGAAGCGGTTTTGCCCAAGCGTGAGCAGATCCCCAACGAGACCTACCGGCGGGGCGACCGAATCCGGGCTTATATCCTGAAAGTCCACGATGAAAGCCGGGGCCCTCAAATCGTGTTGTCCAGGACTCATCCGGACTTTCTCATCAACCTGTTTAAAACCGAGGTGCCGGAAATCAGCGAAGGCATGGTCAGCGTCATCGGCGCGGCCCGGGAAGCCGGCAGCCGTGGGAAAATCGCCGTGCGGTCCAATGATCCGGATATTGATCCGGTGGGCGCCTGCGTCGGGATCAAGGGCAGCCGTGTTCAGAGCGTGGTCCAGGAATTAAAGGGCGAAAAAATCGATATCATCCCCTGGCATATCGATCCGGCCAAGTTCGTGTGCAACGCCCTGGCTCCGGCCGAAATCTCGCGGGTCATCATCGATGAGATCAACCACGTAATGGAAGTGGTGGTCCCGGACGACTCCCTGTCCATTGCCATCGGCAAACAGGGCCAGAATGTGCGGCTGGCATCCAAATTATCCGGATGGCATCTTGATGTTATCAGCGAAAAGCGATATAATGAACGGTTACAACTTGGATTTGCTTCCTTGATGGATTTGCCCGGCATGACCGAACCCCTTGCCAATCTGCTGTTTGAAAAAGGCTATTTTTCCACCGAAGACGTCAGCAAAGCTTTGCCCGAAGAACTGGCCCAGGAGTTCAACCTGTCTGAGCCGGAGGCAAGGAACCTGGTTGAAGCCGCCGCAAACCAGCAGACCATGGCAGAACCCGAAGATAATGCAGCCGATGGGTCTTTAGACAACAGCGCCGAAGATGATGACAAAGACAAGCAAAATCAGGAAATATAA
- a CDS encoding MerR family transcriptional regulator: MASQAPIPDKLYYRIKEVTEITGLAAYVLRFWESEFSAIRPRRSESGQRLYRRSDIEAILEIKHLLYEKKFTIEGARKHLKKRGSHRSRNAQDPLIEQIRAELRSIRNMLDE; this comes from the coding sequence GTGGCTTCCCAGGCTCCTATACCCGACAAGCTCTATTACCGGATCAAGGAGGTTACCGAGATCACGGGCCTGGCCGCTTACGTGCTGCGGTTCTGGGAGTCGGAATTTTCCGCCATCCGACCCAGGCGCAGCGAATCCGGCCAGCGGCTTTACCGCAGAAGCGATATTGAGGCCATCCTGGAGATCAAGCATCTGTTGTATGAAAAAAAATTCACCATCGAAGGGGCCCGCAAGCACCTCAAGAAGCGGGGTTCACATCGATCCCGGAATGCACAGGATCCGCTGATAGAGCAAATTCGTGCAGAGCTCCGCTCCATTCGGAACATGCTTGACGAATAA
- the infB gene encoding translation initiation factor IF-2 yields the protein MAKRRVFELARELNMGNKELLDKMQENNIEVSSHLSSLEDDTVEQIKTAIFGRKKEVSVEDTRVRPNVIRRRRKAAPRQTETAEEGGLEQQGAQQAEETTAEETAPTPLEAGETEEKSAEKSEETEAETPPSPGEAEADTEAAPAAETEPETATPRVSEEPEAKPPETDDSAAPEPEETPRKEPEPTAQARPEEPEAETPAAAYESEEIPEEKQQPLAGTVEETSAPGKAQDAQEPASDTETPAENRSAEASEEAPESAESGEPAETEAKKAAKIKKPKKKSKKGEPAKIIRLPEPEAEIAPPAQEETAPAPGPKAKDKTPEPPATTGTEEEKRRSKKKKAAADTAEEADKVKKTARKKAGFKRKEVVEGDALYDQRFGRGRKSKKKGKAARPASDQRPQITTPKAIKRRIKIDDTVVLSDLAKRMGVKGNELIKRLMEMGMMVTLNQSIDYETAELLASEYQFEVEKAAFEEETIFQSEEDAPEQLRPRPPVVTIMGHVDHGKTSLLDVIRHSKITEKEAGGITQHIGAYRVPYENGDIIFLDTPGHEAFTAMRARGAKVTDLVILVVAADDGVMPQTIEAIDHSKAAGVPIIVAINKIDKPGADLDKIKRELAEKDLVPEEWGGDTICVPVSAKQETGLDELLEMVLLQSEVLELKANPSKLARGFIVESKLETGRGPVATVLISEGTLHTGEPVVSGIYYGKIRAMFDDMGKAVKEAGPSYPVEIIGLSGVPMAGDELMAVADEKDAKQVSEHRMEKQRSKDLSKTTRMSLESLYEKMQEGEVKDLNLIIKADVQGSIEALRDSLTKLSTDEVKVNVVHSAAGTIHESDVSLAAVSNAIILGFNVRPSAKVSHLAEDENVDIKYYNVIYNAIKDIKDAMVGMMDSRFEDRVLGRAEVRQVFHVPGTGSVAGCMVLEGKIQRGQPIRLVRDGIVIHEGKLSSLKRYKDDVREVTHNYECGMGIEKFNDIKIGDIIESYWLEEIKPVIE from the coding sequence ATGGCAAAACGCAGAGTATTTGAGCTTGCCAGAGAGCTGAACATGGGCAACAAGGAACTGCTCGACAAGATGCAGGAAAACAACATCGAGGTGTCCAGTCACCTCAGTTCTCTGGAAGACGACACTGTCGAACAGATTAAAACTGCTATCTTCGGCCGAAAAAAGGAGGTTTCGGTGGAAGATACCCGGGTGAGGCCCAATGTCATCCGCAGACGCAGGAAAGCTGCACCCCGGCAGACCGAAACGGCTGAAGAAGGGGGTTTAGAACAGCAGGGCGCCCAACAGGCAGAAGAAACAACTGCCGAAGAAACCGCCCCGACACCCTTAGAAGCCGGAGAAACCGAAGAAAAAAGCGCTGAAAAATCCGAGGAAACCGAGGCCGAGACCCCACCATCCCCCGGGGAAGCCGAGGCGGACACAGAGGCAGCGCCAGCGGCGGAAACAGAACCGGAAACCGCAACCCCGAGGGTTTCCGAAGAACCCGAAGCCAAGCCGCCGGAAACCGATGATTCTGCTGCCCCGGAACCTGAAGAAACTCCCCGGAAAGAACCCGAGCCAACGGCTCAGGCCCGGCCGGAAGAACCGGAGGCTGAAACCCCGGCCGCTGCGTACGAGTCCGAAGAAATTCCCGAAGAAAAGCAACAACCCCTTGCCGGGACCGTGGAAGAAACTTCCGCGCCCGGCAAAGCCCAAGACGCACAAGAGCCGGCATCTGACACGGAAACCCCTGCGGAAAACCGGTCGGCCGAGGCTTCGGAAGAGGCCCCGGAGTCTGCAGAATCCGGGGAACCGGCTGAGACGGAAGCCAAAAAAGCCGCAAAGATCAAAAAACCCAAAAAGAAATCCAAAAAGGGCGAGCCGGCCAAAATCATCCGTCTGCCCGAACCCGAGGCCGAAATCGCCCCACCCGCACAGGAAGAAACCGCCCCGGCGCCTGGGCCCAAGGCCAAAGACAAAACCCCGGAGCCTCCGGCCACGACCGGAACCGAAGAGGAAAAGCGCCGTTCCAAAAAGAAAAAGGCTGCTGCCGATACCGCCGAGGAAGCGGATAAGGTCAAAAAAACCGCCAGGAAAAAAGCCGGGTTCAAGCGCAAGGAAGTTGTGGAAGGCGATGCCTTATATGACCAGCGCTTCGGGCGGGGCCGGAAAAGCAAAAAAAAGGGCAAGGCTGCCCGGCCGGCATCTGACCAGCGGCCCCAGATCACCACGCCCAAGGCCATCAAGCGGCGCATTAAAATCGATGACACCGTGGTGCTCTCGGATCTGGCCAAGCGTATGGGGGTTAAGGGAAACGAGCTGATCAAGCGTCTCATGGAAATGGGCATGATGGTGACCCTAAACCAGAGCATCGATTATGAAACCGCTGAATTGCTGGCCTCGGAATACCAGTTTGAAGTGGAAAAGGCCGCATTTGAAGAAGAAACCATTTTTCAAAGCGAAGAAGACGCCCCGGAACAACTCCGGCCGCGGCCGCCGGTGGTCACCATCATGGGTCACGTGGACCACGGAAAGACTTCGCTGCTCGACGTGATCCGCCATTCCAAGATCACTGAAAAGGAGGCCGGCGGCATCACCCAGCACATCGGAGCTTATCGGGTGCCCTATGAAAACGGCGACATTATCTTTCTCGACACCCCAGGCCATGAGGCATTTACCGCCATGCGGGCCCGGGGAGCGAAGGTGACCGACCTGGTGATTCTGGTGGTGGCCGCAGACGACGGCGTCATGCCCCAGACCATCGAGGCCATTGACCACTCCAAGGCCGCCGGCGTGCCCATTATTGTCGCCATCAACAAAATCGACAAGCCCGGCGCGGATCTGGATAAAATCAAACGGGAGCTTGCGGAAAAAGACCTGGTTCCCGAGGAATGGGGCGGAGATACCATCTGCGTTCCGGTATCCGCCAAGCAGGAAACCGGCCTTGACGAATTGCTGGAGATGGTGCTGCTCCAGTCCGAGGTCCTGGAACTCAAGGCCAATCCCAGCAAGCTGGCCCGTGGCTTTATTGTGGAATCCAAGCTTGAAACCGGCCGGGGTCCGGTGGCCACAGTGCTGATCAGCGAAGGCACCCTGCATACCGGAGAACCCGTGGTTTCCGGGATCTACTACGGAAAGATCCGGGCCATGTTCGACGACATGGGCAAAGCCGTCAAAGAGGCCGGGCCTTCCTACCCAGTTGAAATCATCGGCCTTTCCGGAGTTCCCATGGCCGGCGATGAGCTTATGGCCGTGGCTGACGAAAAGGACGCCAAACAGGTCAGTGAGCACAGAATGGAAAAACAGCGCTCCAAGGACCTGTCCAAAACCACGCGCATGAGCCTGGAAAGCCTGTATGAAAAAATGCAGGAAGGAGAGGTCAAGGACTTAAACCTGATCATCAAGGCTGATGTTCAGGGCTCCATTGAGGCGCTGAGGGATTCTTTGACCAAGCTGTCCACAGACGAGGTCAAGGTCAATGTGGTGCATTCAGCCGCCGGCACCATTCACGAATCCGACGTGTCCCTGGCAGCCGTGTCCAATGCCATTATCCTGGGATTCAATGTCCGGCCCTCGGCAAAGGTCTCGCATTTGGCCGAGGATGAAAATGTGGATATCAAGTATTACAACGTCATCTACAATGCCATCAAGGACATCAAGGATGCCATGGTGGGCATGATGGACTCCCGGTTTGAAGACCGCGTGCTTGGCCGCGCCGAGGTGCGGCAGGTATTCCACGTGCCCGGCACGGGATCAGTTGCCGGCTGCATGGTGCTTGAAGGCAAAATCCAGAGAGGCCAGCCCATCCGCCTGGTGCGCGACGGCATTGTCATCCATGAAGGAAAGCTATCTTCATTGAAACGATACAAGGACGATGTCAGGGAAGTGACCCACAATTACGAATGCGGTATGGGCATTGAGAAATTCAATGATATCAAAATCGGTGACATCATTGAGTCCTACTGGCTGGAAGAAATCAAACCCGTAATTGAATAA
- the rplT gene encoding 50S ribosomal protein L20 has translation MRVKRGYKARQRRKKVLKLAKGYQGGRSKLYRTAADAVDKALVYAYRDRKVRKRDFRRLWIVRINAGARMNNLSYSKFINGLKRADIELDRKVLAELAVSDPYAFSQLAQTASAQL, from the coding sequence ATGCGAGTCAAAAGAGGATATAAGGCGAGACAACGCCGTAAAAAAGTGCTGAAACTGGCCAAAGGATACCAGGGCGGCAGAAGCAAGCTGTACCGCACCGCTGCCGATGCCGTGGACAAGGCGCTCGTCTACGCGTATCGGGACCGCAAGGTCCGCAAACGGGATTTCCGACGCCTTTGGATTGTTCGAATCAATGCAGGCGCGCGCATGAACAATCTGTCATACAGCAAATTCATCAACGGACTCAAGCGTGCGGATATTGAACTGGACCGCAAAGTCCTGGCTGAACTGGCCGTATCTGATCCCTATGCGTTCTCCCAACTGGCGCAGACTGCTTCAGCCCAGCTTTAA
- a CDS encoding DUF503 domain-containing protein, with translation MNKRLMVIGFGTLTFRLHECQGLKEKRKIIKSIIARSRNSFNAAIAEVDFNDMHQRAKIGFALVGNDRRTINSQMDKLYDFICRLELAEVTDMETEIHNI, from the coding sequence TTGAATAAAAGGCTTATGGTAATCGGCTTCGGCACCCTGACCTTCCGGCTGCACGAGTGCCAGGGATTAAAGGAAAAACGCAAAATCATCAAGTCGATTATTGCACGGAGCAGAAACAGCTTTAACGCGGCCATTGCCGAAGTCGACTTCAATGATATGCATCAGCGCGCCAAAATCGGCTTTGCCCTGGTGGGAAATGACCGGCGGACGATTAATTCACAGATGGACAAGCTCTATGACTTTATCTGCCGCCTGGAACTGGCCGAAGTTACGGATATGGAAACGGAGATTCACAACATATGA
- the rbfA gene encoding 30S ribosome-binding factor RbfA yields MKPYGRAERVSGLIQQALSEILLKSIKDPRLASVSITGVKMTGDLKLARIYFVTSGHFSSREDAAAGFRKAHGFIKNSLARELELRYMPDLEFFYDESIDYGMHIDSVLKRLHNEHEPDHPTTKEE; encoded by the coding sequence ATGAAACCCTACGGCCGTGCCGAAAGGGTCAGCGGTCTGATCCAGCAGGCCCTTTCTGAAATACTGCTCAAATCAATCAAAGACCCCCGTCTGGCCTCGGTTTCCATTACCGGTGTGAAAATGACCGGGGATTTGAAACTGGCCCGGATTTATTTTGTCACTTCCGGGCATTTTTCCTCCCGGGAGGATGCGGCCGCGGGTTTCCGAAAAGCCCACGGCTTTATCAAAAACAGTCTTGCCCGTGAACTGGAACTTCGGTATATGCCGGATTTGGAATTTTTCTACGACGAATCCATTGACTACGGGATGCATATCGACAGCGTGCTCAAGCGGTTGCACAATGAACATGAACCAGATCATCCAACAACTAAAGAAGAGTAG
- the pheS gene encoding phenylalanine--tRNA ligase subunit alpha has translation MNASIEEIREQALSELQAAKDADAVQTLSVAYLGRKGRVTAFLRNISSLPAEQRPAAGKRANEVKKELEAAFSDALEKLTASGEDDRAAIDVSLPGRPSPVGSLHPITRITRTIARIFERMGFGIAEGPEVEADYYNFEALNIPPNHPARDMQDTFYVSDNVVLRTHTSPIQVRYMEAHQPPVRIIAPGKVYRCDSDLTHTPMFHQVEGLLVDEQVCFGDLKGILTAFVHQIFDPDIRVRFRPSFFPFTEPSAEVDIQCVICRGTGCKVCSDTGWLEVLGCGMVHPAVFENVGYDTSRYSGFAFGMGVERIAMLKYGINDIRMFFENDIRFLRQF, from the coding sequence GTGAACGCCTCCATCGAAGAGATCCGAGAACAAGCCCTGTCTGAGCTTCAGGCCGCCAAAGATGCCGATGCAGTCCAGACCCTGTCGGTTGCCTACCTGGGCCGCAAGGGACGGGTAACAGCATTTTTGCGCAATATTTCCAGCCTGCCCGCAGAGCAGCGGCCCGCTGCCGGTAAAAGGGCCAATGAAGTCAAAAAAGAGCTGGAAGCCGCTTTTTCCGATGCACTTGAAAAACTGACCGCATCCGGGGAAGATGACCGGGCGGCCATTGATGTATCGCTTCCCGGCCGGCCCTCGCCCGTGGGCAGTCTGCACCCGATCACCCGGATAACCCGGACCATCGCACGGATTTTTGAGCGCATGGGATTCGGCATCGCCGAAGGCCCGGAAGTAGAAGCGGATTACTACAATTTCGAGGCGCTCAATATCCCGCCGAATCATCCGGCCCGGGACATGCAGGACACATTTTATGTTTCGGACAATGTGGTTTTGCGCACCCACACCTCTCCCATCCAGGTCCGGTATATGGAAGCCCACCAGCCGCCGGTGCGCATTATTGCCCCGGGCAAGGTATACCGGTGTGACTCGGACCTGACCCACACGCCGATGTTCCACCAGGTGGAAGGACTCCTGGTGGATGAGCAGGTCTGTTTCGGGGATTTGAAAGGCATTTTAACCGCATTTGTCCACCAGATTTTTGATCCGGATATCCGGGTGCGTTTCCGGCCCAGTTTTTTCCCATTCACCGAACCCAGCGCCGAGGTCGACATTCAGTGCGTGATCTGCCGGGGAACGGGTTGCAAGGTCTGCTCGGATACCGGATGGCTCGAAGTGCTGGGATGCGGAATGGTACATCCGGCCGTGTTTGAAAACGTCGGCTATGACACCAGCCGGTATTCAGGATTTGCCTTCGGCATGGGCGTGGAGCGCATCGCCATGCTCAAGTATGGCATCAACGACATCCGCATGTTTTTTGAAAACGATATCCGTTTTTTGAGGCAGTTTTGA